The Marinobacter szutsaonensis sequence ACCGGACTTCAGATGCGGCAGCACACCCGCCGCCACATGGCGGGAGCCAAGCAGGTTGATGTTGATCAGCCGGGTGTAGGCATCATCGTCGATCTCGTCAAAAGGCGCGGCGATGCAGATACCGGCGCAGTGGAGGACCACATCCGGCCCCTGCTCTGCCGAAGCCTCAGCGAACACTTCCCGGACCGAGGCGGCATCACTGACGTCCAGAGCAAAGGCGCGTACCGGACCCGCGCCGGGGATGGCCGAAAGTTCAGTCACCGCATTTTGCGTGGGCTGGATATCAAACAGGGTAACGGCGGAGCCAGAGCGCGCATAATCCCGTGCGAGCTGGAGGCCGATGCCGCTGGCGCCGCCGGTGATGTAAATGTGTCGGGGAGAGTGGGATGACTCGGCTTTGCGGGAGTGGCTCATGCAGGGAACGATCTCCGTTCTGGTTATTGTTCCCTTTAGCTTAACCAGCCATCGCTCAAGAACCTATGCCTTCATTGACGGAACGTGACGTGGCCGAACAGCCAATCGGCACTCAAAGCCCCAGCCACTCCGCCAACTGAAGATTGGTTTTCAACCGCAAACGCTGCTGCAGCATGCCCTCGAATACGCCGTCCAAGGTACGACTCTCACCCAGTAACGGCAACGCCGCTTCCGCCTCCGAGTAAAACTGCCGCTCGCGTTCCGATCCGACAATGGCATGTTCCCACCACTCGATCACCCTGGGCCGTGCCTGTTTCAACAGGGAATCCGCCGGGAGCCTCTCGGACTTTGCGGCATTGGCCGTGTGGGAAGCAGGCAACAGATTCCACAGATCGTTATTGTTCCAGCGGGACCAGGGAAAGCAGTGGTCAATATCATAGCGACTCCGGGAAAGGTCTCTGGCGGTCCACACACACTCCACTGAACCGTTAGACAACTGCTGTTCCACCAGCTTGCGCACCACCGAGGTATCACGCCGCCCTTCTACCCACTGCAGCGCCTTGTGGTAAGTCTCCGACGAGTACCGGGCCTCCCAGCTGCCCATCAGGTTGATCCACTCATTCACAATGGCCGGTTCCACCCAACAGGCATAACGGCTGAAGGTATCCCAGAGCATGGCCGGTACGCGGAACCGGCCGAAACTTGCCAGGGTTTCCTTATCCAGCCGGACCGGCTCATTGCGAATGGTCAGTCGGCTTGCGCCACCCTCAAAGATCTGGCGATTGGTACCCGGCCAGGTGGTGAAATGCGCCGGATTCTTGAGAATGTTTGAAGCCGCGAGCCTGATAGCCCGCATAACCACCGGCGCAACCTCCGCCGACAGCGACAACCCCACACGGAAATCCAGCGGCGACAGCTTCCCCAACTCGTAGAAGTCATCCCCCGCAAAGCCGAGCCCACGGGAACCCGGAGCCTGCCGTAGATGGTGTTTCAGCACCAACGGGTGATACAGCATGATCCAGAACAGACCCACTGCCCCCAGCGGCAGTTCCACCCACTCATCCGACCGGTTCAGCACCAGCCCCGGCGCACTGTCTGCCATACGCACCAACGTTCGCAGCAGCCCGAGCTTGTAGGTGGAGGACTTGTTGTCATTGATAATGATATGCCGCAACGTGGGCAGCGCCCCCGTGCCATCATCCGGCAAGCGGTACACGGCGGTCTCCCACCACACATCTGCACGCTTGAGTTGATCGGCACGGGCTGTATCGGGCAAAGGCACCGGCATAACCGCACGCTGGCGGGCGAAGCTGTCCAGCTCCGCCTTGCTGACTTCATAAAACTGCCGCTCACCGTCTCCCGGCCCGTGGCGCAGGGTGATAACCAACATGCCGGAGGGAGCCAGCAACTCCGTCAGAATTCGGAATGCCCGCTCTCGGGAACTGGGCGGAAGGTGCATCCAGACCGCAGACACCAACACCAGATCAAAGCGGTAACTGAGTTTGCGGATTTCACTCAGGTCCGGCAGGGAATCATCCACCCACTGGATACTGCGGTGGATCGTTGCCACCTCGCCCAGGCGGCGCAGTTCAGCCGCCGGCTCCACTGCTACAACATCCCAGCCACGCTCCGCCAGGGCCAGAGCATCTCGGCCACTGCCCGCGCCCACATCCAGAGCCAGACCGCTTTTCTTGTCCAAGTAGGGAAGCCAGTCGCTGTGGACCTGTTCGAAGATCAGGGACTGGTATTGGGTGAAGAATTTTTGAGCGTTGCGGTTATACGACGGAATCGTCATAGCCAGAACTACATAACCGAAGCGAGTTTAATTGAAGGATAAAGGCCCCGAATTCTCGAAAAATCACCCACCCGGTCTGCCTCTTCCAAGAGACATAACTTCAAGTGATGCCCCCTTCCAGGAAAACCTACGATTGGGACGGACAACCTTTTGGAGGACGACAATTTGAACAACCAATAGAGGTCATTCCCTGATCCAGGTTTGCCTGCCTGTTCAATGGTCAGATCAGACCGCCGCACCAACGAAACCATCTCGACATGCCATAACCAATCAGCTCTCTTCTCACCGGCTTCAGGATCGTAGGCTGTGATCACACAAAACCGGATTTCACGCATCAAATTCTGCGGGATGTTGTCTCTTTCGGATGCATATAGCCGCATGTGATACCAGCCAGCACTTCCGTCACGAAAACGCTGCAGATAGTCTGACTGACGACCGTTTTGTGGCGCTCCGGTGACAACCATTGTGAGCTCCGGATATCGGGTCTGAAGCATACCTGTCGCCGGAATACGAGCCGAGTCCTGGATGTAGAGATGATCGGAGTTTGCAGCAATACCATAAAGATCCGGGCCGAGCTTTTCTTCCAAAAATGCTCGTAACCATGCGTTGCCCGCTTCAGCGCTATCGGCAACCTGCCCGGGCACCAGGGGAAACGCTCCGATACCAACCTCCCGAGCTGCAAGGTGATATGGATTACAATCCATGTTGGACCCGCTCTGGGGATAATAACCGGGATATAGGGCAAACGCACCAAATACGGGACGCGAATGGCCAACCATACCGTTAAGTTTGTGGTTGTAGATCAGCGCATCACGGTACCTGTGCATTTGGTTGATTGCATCATCCGGCGCATA is a genomic window containing:
- a CDS encoding SDR family oxidoreductase produces the protein MSHSRKAESSHSPRHIYITGGASGIGLQLARDYARSGSAVTLFDIQPTQNAVTELSAIPGAGPVRAFALDVSDAASVREVFAEASAEQGPDVVLHCAGICIAAPFDEIDDDAYTRLININLLGSRHVAAGVLPHLKSGAQLVFVASMAGLVGCYGYSAYCASKYGVVGLAEVLRIELAPRGIDVSVVCPPEVETPLVVEERKSRPKQTESLKLMAGTLPVEFAVEQIRRGIDQRHFLIIPGKRARSLWFTNNLLPGFLTRRLADFLVSR
- a CDS encoding class I SAM-dependent methyltransferase gives rise to the protein MTIPSYNRNAQKFFTQYQSLIFEQVHSDWLPYLDKKSGLALDVGAGSGRDALALAERGWDVVAVEPAAELRRLGEVATIHRSIQWVDDSLPDLSEIRKLSYRFDLVLVSAVWMHLPPSSRERAFRILTELLAPSGMLVITLRHGPGDGERQFYEVSKAELDSFARQRAVMPVPLPDTARADQLKRADVWWETAVYRLPDDGTGALPTLRHIIINDNKSSTYKLGLLRTLVRMADSAPGLVLNRSDEWVELPLGAVGLFWIMLYHPLVLKHHLRQAPGSRGLGFAGDDFYELGKLSPLDFRVGLSLSAEVAPVVMRAIRLAASNILKNPAHFTTWPGTNRQIFEGGASRLTIRNEPVRLDKETLASFGRFRVPAMLWDTFSRYACWVEPAIVNEWINLMGSWEARYSSETYHKALQWVEGRRDTSVVRKLVEQQLSNGSVECVWTARDLSRSRYDIDHCFPWSRWNNNDLWNLLPASHTANAAKSERLPADSLLKQARPRVIEWWEHAIVGSERERQFYSEAEAALPLLGESRTLDGVFEGMLQQRLRLKTNLQLAEWLGL